In a single window of the Drosophila miranda strain MSH22 chromosome XL, D.miranda_PacBio2.1, whole genome shotgun sequence genome:
- the LOC108151390 gene encoding RNA polymerase-associated protein Rtf1: MNRKAKPSLRIEKSRRPISEIAQELRRLKASPLRIDDEKELLKPSVSDRPVKRLDQLEPLRLTRHRITQLLVRPAFEQAVTSCFVRVNINGQGEQSEYRIAEIVGIEELGLGYFVDGIPTNITLRLRYHCEVMPHELNDISNMAFTLPEFQLWYDYCVNQGISPPTNSLIARKKIELYNALQSEAKSLALIKQTCSLNMRPAHRGGILERHGATYPWHLQHPTEATPSTLKPPSNQNEELKVELELDESG; this comes from the coding sequence ATGAACAGAAAAGCCAAACCGAGTCTGAGAATTGAGAAGAGTCGTCGTCCCATCTCGGAGATCGCACAAGAGCTGAGACGTCTGAAGGCGTCGCCCTTGCGCATTGATGATGAGAAGGAGTTGCTAAAGCCATCAGTGAGCGACAGGCCAGTGAAGAGACTGGATCAGCTGGAGCCGCTGAGACTGACCCGGCACCGCATCACCCAGCTGCTGGTGCGTCCGGCCTTTGAGCAGGCGGTGACCAGCTGCTTTGTGCGCGTCAACATCAACGGGCAGGGCGAGCAGTCAGAGTACCGCATAGCTGAGATCGTAGGCATCGAGGAGCTGGGGCTTGGCTACTTTGTTGATGGGATACCCACCAATATCACGCTGCGACTGCGGTACCATTGTGAGGTTATGCCCCACGAGCTGAACGACATTTCCAACATGGCCTTCACCCTCCCGGAGTTCCAGCTGTGGTACGACTATTGCGTCAACCAGGGCATCAGTCCACCCACCAACAGCCTCATTGCACGTAAGAAAATCGAGTTATATAATGCCCTCCAAAGCGAAGCCAAGTCCTTGGCCCTCATCAAGCAAACCTGCTCTCTGAACATGCGACCCGCTCACCGAGGTGGCATCCTCGAGCGTCACGGCGCCACCTATCCCTGGCACTTGCAACATCCAACAGAGGCTACACCTTCCACTCTCAAACCGCCGTCGAATCAGAATGAGGAACTAAAagtggagttggagttggatgAGTCTGGTTAG